A stretch of DNA from uncultured Fusobacterium sp.:
CTCTACTTGTTGCTGCAGCTGCTATAGTTATTGATATGGCTATTGGAATGACTTATGGACTAATTTCTGGGTATTTTGGTGGAAAAGTTGATATGGTTATGCAACGTATAGTTGAGATAATTAACTCTATTCCAACACTTGTTATAGCTACACTTATGTTAGTTATATTAAAACCTGGTATAGTTCCTATCCTATTAGTTTTAGTATTCACTGGTTGGATTGGAATGAGTAGAATAGCAAGAGCTCAAATGCTAAAATTAAAAGAACAAGAATTTGTATTGGCATCTAGGACTTTAGGAGCATCTGACATGCATATAATTTTTAAAGATATTTTACCTAATATTTTTGGACAATTGATTATTATGTCAATGTTTTCAATTCCAAATGCTATTTTTATGGAAACTACTCTATCTTTCGTTGGATTGGGGATTCCTGCTCCAAATGTTTCCTTAGGAGTAATGATATCTGAAGGGTTTAAATCTTTTATGATATCACCATATATGACAATTATACCAGCACTTATCTTAGGTATTTTAATGCTTAGTTTCAATCTATTAGCAGATGGATTAAAAGATGCCTTTGATCCTAAGATGAAGGAGATGTAAAAGAGATGGAAAGAGAGAGAATTTTATCAATTCGTGATTTAGATATATGCTTTCGTACTTCTAATGGAGTTGTAAATGCTATTCGTGGAGTACGTTTAGATCTATATAGAGGAGAAACTATAGCTATAGTTGGAGAGTCTGGTTCTGGAAAATCTGTTACTGTAAAAGCTATAATGGGAATACTTAGTAATAATGGTTTTATAAATAATGGTAGTATCAAATTCACATATACAAATACTGAGGGAATAAAAGTTACAAAGGATATTATTAAATTGACTCCTAAACAGATGCAAAAACATATCTGTGGAAAACGTATTGCAATGGTTTTCCAAGATCCTATGACATCTTTAAATCCTACTATGACAATAGGAAAACAGATTATGGAAGGTATGTGTTATCACTATAATATTCCTAAAAAAGAAGCTTATGAAAAAGCTGTAAAATTATTAGAAGAGGTAGGAATTACTGATCCTGAAAAACGTATGAAAAACTATCCTCACCAACTTTCTGGTGGAATGCGTCAAAGGGTAGTAATAGCTATTGCACTAGCTTGTGATCCTGATATCTTAATATGTGATGAACCAACTACTGCACTAGATGTTACAATTCAAGCTAAAATACTAGAGTTAATAAAGGAGTTACAACTTAAGAAAAATCTATCTGTTATATATATAACTCATGATTTAGGAGTTG
This window harbors:
- a CDS encoding ABC transporter permease; translated protein: MSNSNIKFSADDFKLAHNHDIHIDKTYENHSFWRDFFIRFKANKGAVIGLVCILVIILFAILAPILSHYEINGNNLAHQSLPPKIPLLEKLGILDGYARGKDMYELKKVTGVHYLFGTDTMGRDIWLRTWSGTRVSLLVAAAAIVIDMAIGMTYGLISGYFGGKVDMVMQRIVEIINSIPTLVIATLMLVILKPGIVPILLVLVFTGWIGMSRIARAQMLKLKEQEFVLASRTLGASDMHIIFKDILPNIFGQLIIMSMFSIPNAIFMETTLSFVGLGIPAPNVSLGVMISEGFKSFMISPYMTIIPALILGILMLSFNLLADGLKDAFDPKMKEM
- a CDS encoding ABC transporter ATP-binding protein, producing MERERILSIRDLDICFRTSNGVVNAIRGVRLDLYRGETIAIVGESGSGKSVTVKAIMGILSNNGFINNGSIKFTYTNTEGIKVTKDIIKLTPKQMQKHICGKRIAMVFQDPMTSLNPTMTIGKQIMEGMCYHYNIPKKEAYEKAVKLLEEVGITDPEKRMKNYPHQLSGGMRQRVVIAIALACDPDILICDEPTTALDVTIQAKILELIKELQLKKNLSVIYITHDLGVVAKVADYVAVMYAGKIIEKGSVDEIFYDPRHPYTWGLLSSMPDIDSHDEVLYTIPGTPPNLLNKVVGDAFAPRNIYALNIDFKEEPPMFDVGGKHRVSSWLMHENAPKVEMPASLKARIEKMKKGGK